From one Liolophura sinensis isolate JHLJ2023 chromosome 10, CUHK_Ljap_v2, whole genome shotgun sequence genomic stretch:
- the LOC135477017 gene encoding mannan endo-1,4-beta-mannosidase-like has product MLDKVAEIAKTLKGSDGNLIPIIYRPFHENNRACFWWGQTNAAKNTADDFKKIWQHTVHYLRDIKGVHNFLYAYSPNAGYANLNTKGSFVTSYMDTYPGDDYVDVWGVDDYYNIDDPSRLQNFADRLSELVLEAEKRGKIPAITEFGLQNNGLDKDNNFLMDRLLNPIKGVCVTSRPASRRLAYMLAWANH; this is encoded by the coding sequence ATGCTGGACAAAGTCGCAGAAATCGCCAAGACTCTGAAAGGATCCGATGGAAATCTTATTCCCATCATCTACCGACCATTCCATGAGAACAATCGCGCTTGTTTCTGGTGGGGGCAAACCAATGCCGCCAAAAACACCGCGGATGACTTCAAGAAGATCTGGCAACACACTGTCCACTACCTCCGCGACATCAAAGGCGTCCACAACTTTCTCTACGCCTACTCTCCCAACGCGGGCTACGCCAACCTGAACACTAAAGGCAGTTTCGTTACGTCCTACATGGACACTTACCCGGGTGACGACTACGTCGATGTCTGGGGTGTGGATGATTACTACAACATCGACGATCCGAGTCGTCTGCAGAACTTCGCAGACAGGTTGTCCGAATTAGTCCTGGAGGCAGAGAAACGCGGTAAAATCCCCGCCATTACGGAATTCGGATTGCAAAACAACGGTCTCGACAAGGATAACAACTTCCTCATGGATCGCCTCTTGAATCCAATCAAAGGTGTCTGTGTGACCAGTCGTCCGGCCTCCCGCAGACTAGCCTACATGTTAGCCTGGGCCAATCACTGA